A window of Metabacillus sp. B2-18 contains these coding sequences:
- a CDS encoding spore coat protein CotJB, which translates to MSHKQLPDEYYKLLEELQAVDFVLVELTLYLDTHPNDMQALQQFNQYAAYSKQLRQTFEAKFGMLTQYGGSFADANWSWGTAPWPWQV; encoded by the coding sequence ATGAGTCACAAGCAATTACCAGATGAGTACTACAAACTGCTAGAGGAGCTTCAAGCTGTAGACTTTGTACTTGTCGAACTAACTCTATATTTAGATACACATCCAAATGACATGCAAGCCCTGCAACAATTTAACCAATACGCTGCCTATTCCAAACAGTTAAGACAGACATTTGAAGCCAAATTCGGCATGCTCACACAATACGGTGGCAGCTTTGCCGATGCAAATTGGAGCTGGGGAACTGCTCCATGGCCTTGGCAGGTGTAG
- a CDS encoding spore coat associated protein CotJA, with amino-acid sequence MNAPYQQHLTYMKTYHPFHSRFDPCRPIGVKFYSTPPHLYMGFQPPNLQQFPPRVALKKGTLWPALYDDYVNPYEAKGGPKP; translated from the coding sequence ATGAATGCTCCATACCAACAGCATCTAACGTATATGAAAACCTATCATCCGTTCCATAGTCGTTTTGATCCTTGTCGTCCAATTGGTGTGAAATTTTATTCAACACCTCCTCATTTATATATGGGTTTTCAACCACCAAACCTACAACAGTTTCCCCCAAGAGTTGCACTGAAAAAGGGAACACTTTGGCCTGCATTATATGATGATTACGTAAATCCATATGAGGCAAAAGGAGGTCCAAAGCCATGA
- the fabZ gene encoding 3-hydroxyacyl-ACP dehydratase FabZ, producing MLDSNEIKSIIPHRYPFLLVDRVLEVEEGTRAVGIKNVSANEEFFNGHFPDYPVMPGVLIVEALAQVGAVAILKKEENRGRLAFFAGIDNCRFKKQVVPGDQLRLEVEITRLRGSLGKGKAIATVDGEVACETEIMFALGEKKSEE from the coding sequence ATGCTAGATAGTAATGAAATCAAGAGCATCATTCCACACCGTTACCCATTTTTACTTGTGGACCGCGTGCTCGAGGTCGAAGAAGGAACACGTGCAGTTGGAATCAAAAACGTATCAGCGAATGAAGAATTTTTTAACGGTCATTTCCCAGATTACCCGGTAATGCCCGGCGTATTAATTGTAGAAGCACTTGCACAAGTTGGCGCAGTGGCAATTTTAAAAAAGGAAGAAAACCGCGGTAGACTAGCATTTTTTGCTGGTATTGATAACTGTCGTTTCAAAAAACAAGTTGTACCTGGTGATCAGCTAAGACTTGAAGTTGAGATCACACGTTTACGTGGTTCACTTGGTAAAGGAAAGGCCATCGCAACAGTTGACGGCGAAGTAGCATGTGAAACAGAAATCATGTTTGCTTTAGGTGAGAAAAAATCAGAAGAGTAA
- a CDS encoding DNA-directed RNA polymerase subunit beta, with translation MVAKETTKPISREEVKKAKKSKKEQEIHEEGRQKVIVRVRLLPIWVRVLLVLILMVVSTIAGLIVGYGVIGSGEPKDALEKSTWQHIIDLVEKE, from the coding sequence TTGGTAGCTAAAGAAACGACGAAACCGATCAGTCGAGAAGAAGTGAAAAAGGCTAAAAAGTCTAAAAAAGAACAAGAGATTCATGAAGAAGGTCGTCAAAAGGTGATTGTTCGAGTTCGATTACTCCCTATTTGGGTGAGGGTTCTGCTTGTTTTAATTCTTATGGTTGTAAGCACAATCGCTGGACTTATCGTCGGCTACGGAGTCATTGGTAGTGGCGAACCAAAGGATGCCCTTGAAAAGTCCACTTGGCAGCACATCATTGACTTGGTTGAAAAAGAATAA
- a CDS encoding flagellar hook-basal body protein, with product MLRSMITATNTMSQLQKQLDQIGHNMANIDTQSYKRTETSFSELVRQQFNNQPNAAEEIAEQRFGRELGIRQGTGAMLNSSLVFTQGNIKQTSRELDIAFTLPNQFLQIDVNGEINYTRDGALYLSPTNDGTNQLLLTASDGSPVLDENQNPIRFNDDFQKIVISNDGTISTVQNDQTEAPQEFQLGVVQVDRPQMLIQNGNNRYGLKDLGDIPLNEVLTFLEGELRGDVAMEQGALEMSNVDLSKEMTDLLISQRSYQMNAKSVTLGDQMLGLINGVR from the coding sequence ATGCTACGCTCAATGATAACAGCGACGAATACGATGAGTCAGCTTCAAAAGCAGCTTGATCAAATCGGCCACAACATGGCTAATATTGATACACAAAGCTATAAAAGAACAGAAACTTCTTTCTCTGAGCTGGTACGTCAACAATTCAATAACCAGCCCAACGCTGCTGAGGAAATTGCAGAGCAACGTTTTGGCAGGGAATTAGGAATTAGACAGGGAACAGGAGCTATGCTTAACAGCAGCCTTGTTTTTACACAAGGAAACATTAAACAGACAAGCAGAGAGCTTGATATTGCCTTTACTCTTCCAAATCAATTTCTACAAATTGACGTAAACGGGGAGATTAATTATACAAGAGATGGTGCATTATACTTATCACCAACAAATGATGGAACAAATCAATTATTGTTAACAGCTTCTGATGGAAGTCCTGTTCTTGATGAAAATCAAAATCCGATTCGTTTTAATGATGATTTTCAAAAAATCGTTATTTCTAATGATGGTACGATTTCAACCGTTCAAAATGACCAAACAGAAGCACCACAAGAATTTCAGCTCGGTGTTGTCCAAGTAGATCGCCCGCAAATGTTAATTCAAAACGGAAACAACCGTTATGGATTAAAGGATTTAGGTGACATTCCGTTAAATGAAGTGTTAACGTTTCTAGAAGGTGAGCTGCGCGGTGATGTTGCAATGGAGCAAGGGGCACTTGAAATGTCCAATGTTGACTTATCCAAGGAAATGACCGATTTATTAATCTCACAGCGTTCCTATCAGATGAATGCAAAATCGGTTACACTTGGTGACCAAATGCTGGGATTAATAAACGGCGTAAGATAG
- a CDS encoding flagellar hook-basal body protein, whose translation MLRGLYTATAGMLAQQRRTEMLSNNMANANTAGYKADQASVRAFPEMLLNRMENKSVPTTNGSSFGQITPIGSINTGAYVQELQSTFSQGGLKETGLYTDVALLEEIIPLNAETNVKGALFFAVQNQAGEERYTRNGHFTLDNNGILTSGGNPVLSTTGQPISIQSSEFQVTPDGEVIADGEFVAQIDVRFEADVRNLVKEGNGLFRTFNNEELPTAVNNDNIQYNLRQNYLETSTVDVGRTYTDMMTAYRSFEANQKVLQAYDKSMDKAANEIGRI comes from the coding sequence ATGTTAAGAGGTTTATATACAGCAACAGCAGGAATGCTTGCACAGCAAAGACGTACTGAAATGCTTTCAAATAATATGGCAAATGCCAATACAGCTGGTTATAAAGCGGATCAAGCAAGTGTCCGCGCATTTCCCGAAATGCTTTTAAATAGAATGGAAAATAAATCAGTACCAACAACAAATGGTTCAAGTTTTGGTCAAATCACACCGATTGGTTCGATTAACACAGGTGCTTACGTTCAAGAATTACAAAGCACTTTTTCACAAGGCGGTCTTAAAGAAACTGGCTTGTACACGGATGTAGCGCTTTTAGAAGAAATTATTCCCTTAAACGCAGAAACGAATGTAAAAGGTGCTTTGTTTTTTGCCGTTCAAAACCAAGCAGGTGAAGAGCGTTATACTCGTAACGGTCACTTTACACTAGATAATAACGGGATCCTAACTTCTGGAGGAAATCCAGTACTATCTACAACAGGCCAGCCAATCTCCATTCAATCTAGCGAATTCCAAGTAACGCCTGATGGAGAAGTAATTGCGGATGGAGAGTTCGTAGCACAAATTGATGTTCGTTTTGAAGCGGATGTTCGTAACCTTGTAAAAGAAGGTAATGGTTTATTCCGTACTTTCAATAATGAAGAACTGCCAACTGCAGTAAACAACGATAACATTCAATATAATCTAAGACAAAATTATTTAGAAACTTCAACAGTAGATGTTGGACGTACGTATACAGATATGATGACAGCGTACCGTTCGTTTGAAGCGAATCAAAAGGTATTACAAGCTTATGATAAAAGTATGGACAAGGCCGCGAACGAAATTGGCCGCATATAA
- a CDS encoding amidase — MMKIKVVVLTLLFLLGSQLGGLALNHKAQAEGLSPGYSTWLWDTSKIVNDREVTLQFLEAKQVSHVFLQIDRSIDVTYYHTFISEAAKLGMDVYALDGAPNWGANNKAFLNFLNWVSGYQNGAATGQKFAGIHLDIEPYLTEQWTTNYGAAVLKYQGAILAAANTASGLGISLAVDIPFWFDEMNFRNKHGKGNLAEWALKNTDEVTIMAYRDKAVGPNGIIELVKYEMDLAVLLNKDVTIAVETMNLGISDGFLTFFEEGQAEMNNQLGLVLEQYQGYSSFGGFAVHHVGSWMELK, encoded by the coding sequence ATGATGAAAATAAAGGTTGTAGTTCTGACATTACTATTCTTACTAGGATCTCAACTAGGAGGTCTAGCTTTGAATCATAAAGCACAAGCTGAGGGTCTGTCGCCGGGCTATTCAACATGGCTCTGGGATACGAGTAAAATTGTAAATGACCGCGAAGTTACATTACAGTTTTTAGAAGCAAAGCAAGTATCACACGTGTTTTTGCAGATTGACCGTAGTATTGATGTTACCTATTATCACACTTTTATTAGCGAAGCTGCGAAGCTAGGTATGGATGTTTACGCGTTAGATGGTGCACCTAACTGGGGTGCTAACAATAAAGCATTTTTGAACTTTTTAAATTGGGTAAGTGGTTATCAAAATGGGGCAGCTACTGGTCAGAAGTTCGCCGGAATTCACCTTGATATTGAGCCTTATTTAACAGAGCAATGGACAACAAACTATGGGGCTGCTGTTCTTAAATACCAAGGAGCGATTTTAGCTGCCGCTAATACTGCATCTGGTTTAGGCATCAGTCTTGCAGTTGACATTCCGTTTTGGTTTGATGAAATGAACTTCCGTAACAAACACGGAAAAGGCAATCTAGCCGAATGGGCGTTAAAAAATACAGACGAAGTGACCATTATGGCCTACCGTGACAAAGCCGTTGGCCCAAATGGCATTATTGAATTAGTGAAATATGAGATGGATCTCGCTGTGTTGCTTAATAAAGATGTAACGATCGCAGTTGAGACGATGAATCTCGGTATTAGTGACGGATTTTTAACGTTTTTCGAAGAAGGTCAGGCGGAAATGAATAATCAGCTGGGGCTTGTTTTAGAGCAATATCAGGGTTATTCCAGTTTTGGTGGGTTTGCTGTGCATCATGTTGGTAGTTGGATGGAGTTGAAGTAG